The DNA segment TACAACGCCTATCCCGCTCAAATTTTCATGGGTGATGTGGGATCGCTCAGTATAGGTGGAGTTTTAGGTTTTATCGCGGTTCTAGCCAAACAGGAACTTCTCTTGACCATCGTAGGCGGAGTTTTTGTTTTCGAAACTCTCTCGGTAATTCTTCAGGTTGGATATTTTAAATTCAGCGGTGGCAAACGGATTTTCCGCATGGCTCCGCTTCATCATCATTTTGAACACAAAGGCGTTCCTGAATCAAAGATCGTCATAAGATTCTGGATACTTTCAGTATTAATGGCCTTAATGGCTTTAAGCACCCTGAAACTCAGGTAAATAAAATGGATAGCGAATTCGTCAAACAGGTCACTAAGACCCGCATGTTTACTAACCGACTGGCCGTTGTTGCCGGAGCCGGACGCTCAGGGCTTGCCGCCGCAAGGTTGCTTCACGCCCTCGGTGCGACAGTGCGTATTGTTGATGAAAACAAAAATATTACTGAAGATATTCTGAACGGTCTCGGTGCGGATGCACAGCTTATGATCGGCCCCGCTTGCCCGGAACAATTCAAAGGAGCCGACGTTATAGTCGTCAGCCCCGGTGTTCCTGTCCGGAAAATCAAACCGATGCTTGGCGACATGCCGGAAAGAAAAATCATTTCCGAATTGGAACTGGCTTCATGGTTTGCAGACGAGCCTATGATTGCCATCACCGGAACGAACGGAAAAACAACGACCACTGCACTCATAACGCACATACTTGAACACTCGGGCAGAAAAGCATTTGCGGGAGCCAACTACGGAACTCCCCTCTCCGAATACATTCTGGCTAAAGGACAGTGTGATGTTCTTGTTCTTGAAGTTTCAAGCTTTCAATTACAAAACTGCCACCTTTTCAGACCTGATGTTGCGATTCTTCTTAACATTTCAGCTAATCATCTGGATTACCATCTGGATATGGATGAATACGTTTCCGCTAAGCTTAAAATCTTCGAACGGCAGGCTCCGGATGCACTTGCAATCCTTCCGGCTTCGATGTGCAATGAACTGAATCCGGCTGAATTCACAAAAGCTTCAGTCAAATGGTTCGACGGAAAAAACGTTAAAGAACAACCGAATCTTCCCGGCATACATAACCGCTCTAACATCGAAGCGGCATGGCTTGCCCTTGAAAAATTAGGACTGACCAAAGAAGAAATTCAAGCGGGTATTGATTCATTCAAAGGAAAACGCCATCGCATTGAAAATCTAGGTTCTGTAAACGGAGTAACCTTTATTAACGACTCAAAAGGTACAAACCTTGATGCGGTCGTTGCCGCGCTCGGCAGCTTTGACGGTCCTATAAGACTCTTGCTTGGCGGAGTGTTTAAAGGCGGAAAGGTTGCGGATCTAATTCCTGCTATGAAAGGAAAAGTTACAGAAGTAGCGCTGTTCGGAGCTGGACGGGAACATTTTGAATCCCCTTTGAAAAACGATTTTAAAATTTCGTGGCACGAGAATCTCGAAAAGGCAGTTAATACTCTTTTCGCAAACTCAATGGCAGGAGATACAATTCTGCTTTCACCTGCCACTGCAAGCTTTGACGCATACACAGGATATGATGCCAGAGGCGATGATTTCAAAAGGATCATGGAGGAGCTGTCTTGAATAAAAAGAAGACACTTTCCGATAAACCGGAACGCCCGGACTATTGGCTCTTAGGTGCCGCATTATTGCTGGCATGCTTCGGGCTTATGATGGTTCTCTCTGCCAGCGGCATTATGGCGGAACGGTTTTTCGATGATAAATACCTGTTTTTCAGAAAACAGGCTATCTTCCTTGCGACTGGCGTCTTTATGATGTTCATATGCTCAAAACTGCCTAAGTCCTTTTTTTACAATATGGTTTATGTATGGCTTATGGTGGCGTTCCTGCTATTATTTCTATGCGATTTCACGCCTCTTTCTATCTCAGCCGGCGGAGCTAAACGGTGGATTGCAATGGGACCGCTAAGAATACAGCCACTTGAGTTCTGTAAACCAGCGCTAATACTGTATCTGGCCTACTTTTTCTCGCGCAAGCAGGACATGATCAGATCGTTCAGCATAGGCTTCCTGCCGCCTTTCGCCATTACCGGTGCATTGTGCCTGCTGCTTATGCTTCAGCCTGATTTCGGTGGAGCAGTATTCCTTGCCATGATCCTGTTTTTCATGAGTCTGGTTGGCGGAACCCGCATATCATATCTGTTTACCTCCCTCCTTTTCGCAGGCGGCGCAGGATATCTGCTGATTACAAGCTCGCCTTACAGACTAAAGCGTATGACAGCTTTCATGGACCCCTTTAAAAGCGCTCAAAACGAAGGTTATCAGCTAGTTCAGTCGCTATATGCTTTCGGTTCAGGAAACATTTTCGGACAAGGTCTTGGCGCCGGTAAACAAAAATTATTCTTCCTACCGGAAGCACACAATGACTTCATCATGGCTGTAGTCGGCGAAGAACTCGGTTTTGCGGGAGTTACAGTCGTATTTCTTGTTATCGGATTCCTGCTTTGGCGTGGCTTTAAAATAGCTCTGGCACAGGATGATCTTCAAGACAGATTCACAGCT comes from the Maridesulfovibrio ferrireducens genome and includes:
- the murD gene encoding UDP-N-acetylmuramoyl-L-alanine--D-glutamate ligase codes for the protein MDSEFVKQVTKTRMFTNRLAVVAGAGRSGLAAARLLHALGATVRIVDENKNITEDILNGLGADAQLMIGPACPEQFKGADVIVVSPGVPVRKIKPMLGDMPERKIISELELASWFADEPMIAITGTNGKTTTTALITHILEHSGRKAFAGANYGTPLSEYILAKGQCDVLVLEVSSFQLQNCHLFRPDVAILLNISANHLDYHLDMDEYVSAKLKIFERQAPDALAILPASMCNELNPAEFTKASVKWFDGKNVKEQPNLPGIHNRSNIEAAWLALEKLGLTKEEIQAGIDSFKGKRHRIENLGSVNGVTFINDSKGTNLDAVVAALGSFDGPIRLLLGGVFKGGKVADLIPAMKGKVTEVALFGAGREHFESPLKNDFKISWHENLEKAVNTLFANSMAGDTILLSPATASFDAYTGYDARGDDFKRIMEELS
- the ftsW gene encoding putative lipid II flippase FtsW; this encodes MNKKKTLSDKPERPDYWLLGAALLLACFGLMMVLSASGIMAERFFDDKYLFFRKQAIFLATGVFMMFICSKLPKSFFYNMVYVWLMVAFLLLFLCDFTPLSISAGGAKRWIAMGPLRIQPLEFCKPALILYLAYFFSRKQDMIRSFSIGFLPPFAITGALCLLLMLQPDFGGAVFLAMILFFMSLVGGTRISYLFTSLLFAGGAGYLLITSSPYRLKRMTAFMDPFKSAQNEGYQLVQSLYAFGSGNIFGQGLGAGKQKLFFLPEAHNDFIMAVVGEELGFAGVTVVFLVIGFLLWRGFKIALAQDDLQDRFTAYGMTIMLALGFTLNLAVVMGAVPPKGVPMPFVSYGGSSMLISCVCIGILLNLSRGKV